A portion of the Podospora pseudoanserina strain CBS 124.78 chromosome 2, whole genome shotgun sequence genome contains these proteins:
- a CDS encoding hypothetical protein (EggNog:ENOG503PQQE) — MYSPGHIMASQTPTRAGSCAADDGSPQLSVPSSGELEEHESGPSTPARKKVVFSSENLRYNKKVLKQARERNRASSDRGSGRARSMSRSPRKQKQVALVEQGDAHEQFKNKPQPRGPSKSPAPVAFRTASYFGIRGGPTYARPEVGTGLHQHRQSPDNESYLSSTSATKKRNLEAPPETFLAPKRRLLPHFLRSPSPSPHVSHCQYKRIALENSEDELGQLDELGGPSPRPTRRLILPTSSPSWARKSPVHQSRSPQRQRPSTRTGSTAATDDGKQVARTSHDSNGHENGELPLLVSNARHVTPPSRAGVSQQEKAVSAWRLASPPKVNIKQVPEPEVVRVDSDNTSDQSGNGDARSEDDFRIQGETQRRFKRAKEAKTEQEVRGNQPRTVEETTIPVPTLPNGEFRQRDTCKSVHDKAAKPSETSPITMCGERHYSQWTGTWDGEARRIPGAGALFPEGYEPRINKPYPWICPIRDCQTVFPEAWALGGHFSASHRALLLNDNRDGTMSILGKRKLPDPGTGRMPALVISRQPLDPATAPPKAPPRQPGRRKTTEKRVPLSDVTPKRPKETPVPVPNPYNTPGRRSNTFLVVDLPARSNTSSRHFHVPDQHAKTPLHAKSIPTASSGLHSSKETRPTEAPNTRPSKGGFSGASGSDEAIFALPTRKSLKGKGGVPVLSRAARAQVSQECLTKAGVGGTAQGLRESITSTRKSGRLSKSMSLTRPTQQAPERPAQAVSRSKHSAAKRSASTASKTSKSTPASVGARPQRSGRGALPLSSASSSSASSPSRGVVPPYTMSDWEIAPGRIRVGTGDKSENVAVSSTYLAHSSMSALPLTPTISFQLLTIQPGSSVHWRPSTAPGSVQQEEPRTRVCSVAQGIVKVKLCGQEFSLGPNGMFKVPAGENCELGSVCYGGAVVHITCVNEGEEY; from the exons ATGTACAGTCCCGGCCACATCATGGCTTCTCAGACGCCTACGAGAGCCGGTAGTTGCGCCGCCGACGATGGCAGTCCACAACTCTCTGTTCCTTCTTCTGGGGAGCTGGAAGAACATGAGTCTGGTCCATCAACGCCAGCACGCAAGAAGGTTGTTTTTAGCAGCGAGAACCTGAGGTATAACAAAAAGGTCTTGAAGCAGGCCCGTGAGAGGAACAGGGCCAGCAGCGACAGAGGCAGCGGCCGTGCCCGGAGTATGAGCAGAAGCCCACGGAAGCAGAAACAAG TCGCCTTGGTAGAACAAGGCGACGCGCATGAACAGTTCAAAAACAAGCCGCAGCCTCGGGGCCCTTCCAAATCACCAGCTCCTGTTGCTTTTCGGACGGCATCTTATTTTGGGATCAGGGGTGGGCCAACCTATGCCAGACCAGAGGTAGGAACTGGTcttcaccagcaccggcaaAGCCCTGACAACGAATCTTATCTCTCCTCAACAAGCGCCACCAAGAAACGGAACCTCGAAGCCCCCCCTGAAACCTTCCTAGCTCCCAAACGAAGATTGCTTCCACATTTCTTGCggtctccatctccatctccgcaCGTATCGCATTGTCAATATAAGCGCATCGCCCTCGAAAACAGCGAAGACGAACTTGGTCAACTAGATGAGCTAGGTGGTCCGAGTCCAAGGCCAACCAGAAGACTCATTCTACCAACCTCTAGTCCTTCTTGGGCCAGAAAGTCACCAGTGCACCAATCCCGCTCTCCACAACGACAACGGCCCTCTACCAGAACCGGCTCAACAGCCGCGACAGATGACGGGAAACAAGTTGCTCGTACCTCACATGACTCCAACGGGCATGAAAATGGCGAGCTTCCCTTGTTGGTTTCGAACGCGAGACATGTCACGCCGCCGTCACGAGCTGGAGTTTCCCAACAGGAAAAGGCGGTCTCCGCGTGGCGGTTGGCGAGCCCACCCAAGGTCAACATTAAACAAGTGCCTGAGCCAGAAGTTGTCAGGGTAGACAGTGACAATACCAGCGATCAAAGCGGCAATGGCGATGCAAGGTCAGAAGACGATTTTCGCATTCAAGGCGAAACACAGCGGCGGTTCAAAAGGGCCAAAGAGGCCAAGACCGAGCAGGAGGTTAGAGGTAATCAACCGCGGACAGTGGAAGAGACAACTATCCCTGTTCCCACTCTCCCGAATGGTGAGTTTCGACAACGGGATACCTGCAAGAGCGTCCATGACAAAGCTGCAAAGCCAAGCGAGACTAGCCCCATCACCATGTGTGGTGAGCGGCATTATTCTCAGTGGACGGGCACATGGGATGGCGAGGCACGCAGGATTCCCGGAGCCGGTGCCCTTTTCCCTGAGGGATACGAACCACGAATCAATAAACCATATCCATGGATTTGTCCAATTCGGGATTGTCAGACTGTGTTTCCGGAGGCCTGGGCTCTTGGGGGGCATTTCAGC GCAAGTCACCGGGCTCTTTTACTCAACGATAACCGCGATGGCACCATGTCCATTCTCGGGAAGCGAAAACTTCCTGATCCTGGGACAGGGAGAATGCCCGCGCTGGTGATCTCTCGCCAACCACTCGATCCAGCAACTGCCCCCCCAAAAgcacctcctcgacaaccgGGAAGGAGAAAGACGACGGAGAAAAGAGTTCCCCTGTCCGATGTGACCCCCAAAAGGCCCAAAGAGACACCGGTGCCAGTCCCTAACCCCTACAACACGCCTGGACGACGGTCAAACACTTTTCTTGTCGTCGACCTGCCTGCCCGTAGCAACACGTCGTCCAGACATTTTCATGTCCCTGATCAACACGCAAAAACACCTTTACATGCCAAGAGCATACCCACCGCGAGCAGTGGCCTCCACTCTTCAAAAGAAACTAGGCCTACTGAAGCACCGAATACCAGGCCAAGTAAAGGTGGCTTTTCAGGAGCTAGCGGCAGCGACGAAGCCATCTTCGCTTTGCCCACCCGTAAATCCTTgaaaggaaaaggtggcGTTCCGGTATTATCACGAGCAGCAAGGGCCCAAGTGTCACAAGAATGCCTGACAAAGGCTGGTGTTGGCGGCACTGCCCAAGGCCTAAGGGAGAGCATCACATCCACTAGAAAATCTGGGCGGTTGTCCAAGTCTATGTCATTGACACGCCCAACTCAGCAAGCTCCAGAACGTCCTGCCCAAGCCGTCTCTCGGTCCAAGCATTCGGCAGCGAAGCggtcagcatcaacagcctCGAAGACCTCCAAATCAACTCCAGCCTCTGTTGGGGCAAGGCCGCAACGATCAGGAAGGGGTGCACTGCCATTGTCAtctgcctcttcttcttctgcctcttccccatcgcGGGGAGTTGTACCGCCTTACACAATGTCAGACTGGGAGATTGCCCCCGGCCGTATCCGGGTAGGGACGGGAGACAAATCCGAGA ATGTGGCCGTCTCCTCGACCTATCTCGCCCACTCTTCGATGTCTGCTCTTCCTCTGACCCCAACTATTTCCTTTCAGCTGCTCACCATCCAGCCGGGAAGCAGTGTCCACTGGCGGCCCTCTACGGCCCCAGGCAGTGTCCAACAGGAGGAGCCCAGGACAAGGGTTTGTTCGGTTGCCCAGGGTATCGTCAAAGTGAAGCTCTGTGGTCAGGAATTTTCATTGGGCCCGAATGGCATGTTCAAAGTGCCAGCGGGGGAAAACTGCGAGCTGGGCAGCGTGTGTTACGGGGGGGCGGTGGTTCATATCACTTGTGTAAATGAAGGGGAAGAGTACTAA
- the MRPL2 gene encoding 54S ribosomal protein L2 mitochondrial (BUSCO:EOG09264ZDZ; EggNog:ENOG503NYA4; COG:J) produces the protein MSFVQLQRPLQRGAAASLRGTTATTTVAGLEERFTRLRITLQQTNAALQGTRYASVKSQGAYRIPNKKTIAKKMGAKKTGDQYVIPGNIIYKQRGTIWHPGENTILGRDHTIHAAVAGYVKYYRDPTRHPTRQYIGVTFNREDKLPYPPGAPRRRKLGLVAVPRKTEEAPATPDALSPSGIPLAVTRLPQIEMPEETAPESVEAAVREPKKTPLEDGNSIISALIKDKLHKRRLQQAAAEKEKERLKKEAEIRMNTRVLRLQDDYSYRESNWEIGRLVGDVGTIPGSEKMDSRRAKFRLRRRKRMCSFNAIKKRKAAKAQLREEYKARVRANREKRIAERRAFAAKVKAGAAAKGGDASGKVEA, from the exons ATGAGCTTCGTACAGCTGCAGCGGCCCCTTCAGAGGGGGGCTGCTGCCTCTTTGCGtggcaccaccgccacgacTACTGTTGCCGGTCTCGAAGAGCGATTCACAAGGCTAAGGATCACGCTGCAACAGACCAATGCCGCCCTCCAGGGAACACGTTATGCCTCGGTCAAGTCGCAGGGTGCCTACAGGATCCCTAATAAAAAGACAATAGCCAAGAAGATGGGCGCCAAAAAGACTGGTG ATCAATATGTCATTCCCGGCAACATCATCTACAAGCAGCGTGGTACAATATGGCACCCAGGCGAGAACACAATCCTCGGAAGAGACCACACCATCCACGCCGCTGTTGCTGGCTACGTCAAGTACTACCGCGATCCCACCCGTCACCCAACACGCCAGTACATTGGCGTCACCTTCAACCGTGAAGACAAGCTCCCCTATCCCCCGGGCGCCCCCCGCCGGAGGAAACTCGGGTTGGTGGCTGTCCCCCGCAAGACCGAAGAGGCCCCAGCCACCCCCGATGCTCTCTCGCCCAGCGGCATTCCCCTAGCAGTTACTCGTCTTCCGCAAATAGAGATGCCAGAGGAGACGGCTCCAGAATCGGTCGAGGCCGCCGTCAGAGAGCCCAAAAAGACACCCCTCGAGGATGGCAACTCGATCATCTCCGCTCTCATCAAGGACAAGCTTCACAAGAGACGGTTGCAacaagccgccgccgagaaggaaaaggagcgcctgaagaaggaggccgagatcCGCATGAACACGCGTGTGTTGAGACTGCAGGACGACTACAGTTATCGTGAGAGCAACTGGGAGATTGGTCGCCTGGTGGGTGACGTGGGAACCATCCCAGGATCGGAAAAGATGGATTCCCGAAGGGCCAAGTTCCGCCTGCGTCGCAGAAAGAGAATGTGCAGCTtcaacgccatcaagaagcgcaaggctgccaaggctCAGCTCAGGGAGGAATACAAGGCTCGTGTGCGGGCAAACCGTGAGAAGAGGATTGCCGAGAGACGCGCGTTTGccgccaaggtcaaggctggtgctgctgcgaaGGGAGGAGACGCTTCCGGAAAGGTTGAGGCGTGA
- the LCL2 gene encoding Long chronological lifespan protein 2 (COG:O; EggNog:ENOG503P575) translates to MRSFSLVLLALATMLTPISAQFGFFDQMFGGGGGGEQEQHHGHGHGGHQRQQQNAPSDGAGYRAQYARLHCDNYLCPDTLACVHFPHHCPCPWPAHEEKVELAEGQRICVSHGGFKAGEAARKVELARKGLL, encoded by the exons ATGCGCTCCTTTAGTTTGGTTCTGCTCGCCCTCGCGACCATGCTCACTCCCATTTCGGCGCAGTTTGGCTTCTTTGACCAAATgtttggcggcggtggtggcggcgaaCAGGAGCAACATCACGGTCACGGTCACGGCGGGCACCAGCGACAACAGCAGAATGCGCCGAGCGATGGGGCAGGATATCGCGCCCAGTATGCCCGTCTTCATTGTGACAACTACCTCTGTCCCGATACGCTTG CCTGTGTACACTTCCCCCACCactgcccttgcccttggcctgCGCACGAAGAAAAGGTTGAACTGGCTGAGGGTCAAAGGATATGTGTGTCCCACGGAGGCTTCAAGGCCGGagaggcggcgaggaaggtcGAGTTAGCCCGCAAGGGGCTGCTCTGA
- a CDS encoding hypothetical protein (EggNog:ENOG503P2I5; COG:S): MNNWYLDRRAQGSRPKSLTDNPPYSIIYDDELFIFNSATRTHIQADQDLTRTADKRRAMSTSPTSHTPPSHNAPRPKGILKNSYRGSPPISPVDQPTPSFPHSHTPDHPLTPKEAKELTIVNTQYNAGHRRSSSAAGTRPGVFRARTPSSAHGGDSEEQSQRLKWDEANLYLTEQERTATMKINEPKTPYAKHYDPSEDPSDDDDVEMPEPLDPGRIDLDRVDGVPPTHHGSKRKTGTGGTPGSTEDDIPGLSLGEPEEEVPEHEFGDLASKRPRAVHVDSNGSMHDTDGEEYFVGMSAEEREKHRKFEELRKKHYEMKNVASLLGHPEDLEDADEGEDDEGDDETKKVPPVPAVPTPGAQGGL, encoded by the exons ATGAATAACTGGTATCTTGATCGTCGAGCTCAAGGCTCAAGGCCAAAAAGCTTG ACAGACAACCCGCCCTATTCCATCATctacgacgacgagctgTTTATTTTCAACTCAGCGACCCGCACGCACATTCAAGCCGACCAAGACCTCACAAGGACAGCAGACAAGCGCCGAGCCATGTCGACAAGCCCGACATCCCATACCCCGCCTAGTCACAATGCTCCGCGACCGAAAG GCATCTTGAAGAACTCGTACCGCggctcccctcccatctcgCCTGTCGACCAGCCGACTCCCAGCTTCCCACACAGCCACACTCCTGACCatcccctcacccccaaggAGGCCAAAGAGCTCACCATTGTCAACACGCAATACAATGCCGGGCACCGCCGCTCCTCGTCTGCGGCCGGCACTCGTCCGGGCGTCTTTCGTGCCCGCACACCATCATCGGCCCATGGGGGCGACTCGGAAGAGCAGAGCCAGCGTCTCAAATGGGACGAGGCCAACCTCTACCTCACCGAGCAAGAGCGCACTGCCACCATGAAAATCAACGAGCCCAAGACCCCTTACGCCAAGCATTATGACCCATCCGAAGACCcttccgacgacgacgacgtcgaGATGCCGGAGCCGCTGGACCCAGGCAGGATTGATCTGGACCGTGTCGACGGCGTACCCCCTACCCATCACGGCTCCAAGCGCAAGACAGGCACCGGTGGGACTCCAGGCTCGACAGAGGATGACATTCCCGGTCTGTCGCTGGGtgagcccgaggaggaggtgcccGAGCACGAGTTTGGTGATTTGGCCAGCAAGAGACCAAGGGCGGTGCACGTGGACAGCAACGGGAGCATGCATGACACGGATGGGGAAGAGTATTTTGTGGGTATGAGCgccgaggagagggaaaagcaTCGCAAATTCGAAGAGCTCAGGAAGAAGCATTACGAGATGAAGAATGTGGCCTCGTTGCTGGGGCATCCTGAGGACCTGGAGGATGCTGACGAAggagaagacgacgagggtGACGATGAGACCAAGAAGGTGCCACCGGTTCCTGCGGTGCCTACTCCAGGAGCCCAGGGAGGTTTATAA
- a CDS encoding hypothetical protein (EggNog:ENOG503NUVA; COG:P) — MASSMASDDKPTPSQAAAGDEKGAGHFTAADRVIHGARMATEKEQNMTLLQGIKLYPKAIAWSLLISTCIVMEGYDICLVNNFYAFPQFNQKYGEQLPNSEKWEVPAPWQAGLSNGAMVGELIGLLINGWVSERFGYRWTVIASLMVLNGWIALFFTAQNVQTLLAAEILCGVPWGIFQTLTITYASEVCPVAMRGYLTTYVNFCWGLGQLIGIGVIMSMLGRRDEWAYRIPYALQWMWPLPLAVGIFFAPESPWWLVRQGKLDEAKKSLLRLTSLNREVDFDADETVDMMVHTTALEEKTTAGASYWDCFKGHDLRRTEIVCMVWAIQNLSGNSFSNYSTYFLKQAGLGERQAYGFALGQYGINMVGVFSAWFLMSRGIGRRSLYLYGLCGLFVMLMVLGFLGLVPEEQRKQGAIATGSIMLGWALTYQSTVGTVCYSLVSEISTRRLQIKTVALGRVLYIIVGIITGVLTPYMLNPGAWDWANYAGFFWGGSCFLCIIYTYFRVPEPTGRSFAELDLLFQKGVSARMFSSTKVDVFEDEINDGLVNRIQAQRGPDDAKVTGGKAA; from the exons ATGGCGTCCAGTATGGCTTCGGATGACAAGCCCACGCCTTCTCAGGCCGCGGCTGGCGATGAGAAGGGTGCTGGCCATTTCACGGCGGCCGACCGTGTGATCCACGGTGCCAGGATGGCCACGGAAAAGGAACAAAACATGACGTTGCTGCAGGGAATCAAGCTGTATCCCAAGGCCATCGCCTGGAGCCTGCTCATCTCGACATGCATTGTCATGGAGGGATATGACATTTGCCTTGTCAACAACTTCT ACGCCTTTCCTCAATTCAACCAAAAGTACGGGGAACAGCTGCCCAACAGCGAGAAGTGGGAGGTGCCGGCCCCGTGGCAGGCCGGTCTCAGTAATGGCGCCATGGTTGGTGAACTGATCGGACTGCTCATCAATGGCTGGGTGTCTGAGCGGTTTGGTTACCGGTGGACCGTCATCGCATCCTTGATGGTTTTGAACGGGTGGATTGCTCTCTTTTTCACGGCGCAGAATGTTCAGACTCTCCTGGCTGCCGAGATTCTATGCGGTGTG CCCTGGGGCATCTTCCAGACTCTTACCATCACTTACGCCTCCGAAGTGTGCCCGGTCGCTATGAGAGGCTATCTGACAACCTACGTCAACTTTTGCTGGGGACTGGGCCAGCTCATCGGCATCGGAGTCATCATGTCCATGCTGGGCAGGCGGGACGAATGGGCCTACAGGATTCCCTACGCGCTGCAGTGGATGTGGCCGTTACCCCTCGCCGTGGGCATCTTCTTTGCGCCCGAAAGTCCCTGGTGGCTCGTTCGACAAGGCAAGTTGGACGAGGCCAAAAAGTCCCTGCTGCGTCTGACCAGTCTGAATCGGGAGGTGGACTTTGACGCCGACGAGACAGTAGACATGATGGTGCACACGACGGCTTTGGAAGAGAAGACGACGGCCGGCGCCAGCTACTGGGACTGTTTCAAGGGACATGACCTGAGACGGACAGAGATTGTCTGCATGGTGTGGGCCATCCAGAACCTGAGCGgcaactccttctccaactacTCGACCTACTTTCTGAAGCAAGCCGGACTGGGCGAAAGACAAGCCTACGGGTTTGCGCTCGGTCAGTATGGAATCAACATGGTGGGTGTGTTCAGCGCTTGGTTTCTGATGAGCCGTGGCATCGGTCGGCGGTCGCTCTACCTGTACGGGCTGTGCGGCTTGTTCGTCATGCTCATGGttcttggcttcctcggACTGGTGCCCGAAGAGCAGCGGAAGCAGGGCGCCATTGCGACGGGCAGCATCATGCTCGGATGGGCTCTCACGTATCAAAGCACGGTTGGAACTGTGTGCTACTCGCTAGTCAGCGAGATCTCGACCAGACGGCTGCAGATAAAAACTGTTGCCCTTGGCCGTGTTCTCTA CATTATCGTGGGAATCATCACTGGGGTGCTCACCCCATACATGCTGAACCCAGGGGCCTGGGACTGGGCCAACTACGCCGGTTTTTTCTGGGGTGGATCGTGTTTCCTATGCATCATCTACACATACTTCCGGGTACCAGAGCCAACCGGACGCTCCTTTGCCGAGCTGGACCTTCTCTTCCAGAAGGGAGTCAGCGCCCGCATGTTTTCCTCCACCAAGGTGGACGTCTTTGAGGACGAAATCAACGACGGGCTTGTTAATAGAATCCAAGCCCAGAGGGGGCCAGATGATGCCAAAGTAACTGGGGGGAAGGCGGCATAG
- a CDS encoding hypothetical protein (EggNog:ENOG503NWI2; COG:S): MASPSTSTSASGSSPGALPGLAKFGCINCREQHLKCDRVTPTCGRCQTSGRACRPTGLKIRVNTENGKFKFTRKQKWVRFPKRYVWIDETTTVGHDQSSPESGAEDFDTDLLNYAASPELTSPGGATAPPSATLSQESSVPPESRHSPSDLAIVTRFAVDGHQSAVEEQPFAVQPSLLGVEEPSKWPLPQGTEGHLIRHFVENLALWLDLCDPNQSFQIEVPRRAAKSSILRDAMLALSARHQANTCRSYYEEQAQVYAFRCIENINKISKCGGLAVLVNREPRLAENCFAAAIILRVMEEMQESQTLLMDEQDVKSHVHLTGIRGYTNSYVSRHKGLAPGTLAAASFWVGLRQDIYYAVMKKATVKLSLVSALPSKDPYEDIEDDYYWANRAVVHCANVLNFCHGDQANRTSDRWELLVQENEHWAARMGRGDSNKLAMLREESDFWVPYVKENDNTKPFPEIWYLRSCQVIGMQHFLLASAFLFYNKPRHGMASMDEAQALTNHVQALVREICGIGLGNKSIAPSMFTACMAIAAFGHLFSRLQDQTAMLAILEQTEKDHARPTLEVQQQMKKAWRWR, from the exons ATGGCATCTCCAAGCACGagcacctccgcctccgGCTCGTCTCCCGGTGCCCTACCCGGTCTGGCCAAGTTTGGCTG CATCAACTGTCGGGAGCAGCATCTGAAAT GTGATCGAGTAACACCCACATGTGGCCGCTGCCAAACTTCAGGCCGGGCCTGTCGTCCAACCGGCCTCAAGATCCGTGTCAACACCGAGA ATGGCAAGTTTAAATTCACAAGGAAACAGAAGTGGGTCAGGTTTCCAAAACGAT ATGTTTGGATCGATGAGACCACGACAGTCGGGCATGATCAGTCCAGCCCGGAAAGCGGGGCTGAAGATTTTGATACTGACTTGTTGAACTATGCTGCCTCGCCAGAGCTTACCTCGCCAGGAGGAGCGACAGCCCCGCCATCTGCTACCCTCTCCCAGGAATCCTCAGTCCCGCCCGAGTCTAGACACTCGCCCAGTGATCTTGCCATTGTCACCAGATTCGCTGTAGACGGGCACCAGTCTGCTGTAGAAGAACAGCCGTTTGCGGTCCAACCCTCTCTTCTCGGCGTTGAGGAGCCTTCCAAGTGGCCGCTACCACAGGGTACCGAAGGCCATCTCATCCGTCACTTTGTTGAAAACCTGGCCCTCTGGCTCGACCTGTGCGATCCAAACC AATCATTCCAGATTGAAGTGCCCCGTAGGGCTGCAAAGTCTTCCATCTTGCGAGACGCCATGTTGGCGTTATCTGCCCGGCATCAGGCCAATACCTGTCGATCCTATTACGAGGAGCAGGCCCAGGTCTATGCTTTCCGGTGCATTgaaaacatcaacaagatcagCAAGTGCGGGGGTCTCGCGGTGCTGGTCAACCGCGAGCCCAGGTTGGCTGAGAACTGCTTCGCTGCAGCCATCATTCTAAGAGTCATGGAGGAAATGCAAG AGTCCCAAACTCTCTTGATGGACGAACAAGATGTCAAAAGCCACGTGCATCTCACGGGCATTCGCGGGTATACAAACAGCTATGTCTCCCGTCACAAGGGCCTCGCCCCGGGAACATTGGCCGCCGCGTCGTTTTGGGTGGGTTTGCGGCAGGATATATATTATGCTGTCATGAAAAAGGCCACGGTAAAGCTCAGCCTGGTCTCCGCGCTGCCCAGCAAAGATCCATACGAGGATATTGAAGACGACTACTACTGGGCCAACAGAGCTGTAGTGCACTGCGCCAACGTTTTGAACTTCTGCCATGGTGACCAGGCGAACCGCACGTCTGACCGGTGGGAGCTGCTCGTCCAAGAAAATGAACATTGGGCGGCCcgaatggggaggggagacaGCAACAAGCTGGCCATGCTGAGGGAGGAATCTGACTTTTGGGTGCCCTACGTCAAAGAAAACGACAATACCAAGCCCTTTCCAGAGATTTGGTATCTGAGAAGCTGCCAAG TTATCGGGATGCAACACTTTCTTCTCGCCTCAGCCTTTCTGTTCTATAACAAGCCAAGGCATGGGATGGCCTCGATGGATGAGGCCCAAGCGCTGACG AATCACGTTCAGGCACTGGTGCGAGAAATTTGTGGCATTGGGCTCGGAAACAAGAGCATAGCTCCAAGCATGTTCACTGCCTGCATGGCAATTGCAGCCT TCGGTCACTTGTTCAGCAGGCTCCAGGACCAGACTGCCATGCTGGCCATTCTCGAACAGACCGAGAAAGACCATGCTCGTCCCACGTTGGAGGTCCAGCAACAGATGAAGAAAGCCTGGCGCTGGCGATAA
- a CDS encoding hypothetical protein (COG:S; EggNog:ENOG503NX86) gives MAPSAIYASEQPPLLLPDGAALEVISDAVDKVNKLKGLSSPITAYDSESKFDVAKDKASFRQYETACERVRDFYSEQHARQTVEHNLRMRAHFFDPKRKREEMTIWQAMERLNTLIDDSDPDTDLSQIQHLLQSAEAIRRDGKPRWMQVTGLVHDLGKLMLFFKGCSTGQWDVVGDTFPVGCKWDENCVFAEAFGQNPDREHPIYGTKNGIYTPGKGIDQFMMSWGHDEFLYLVLKDQSVLPREALAMIRYHSFYPWHHEGAYKEFMADGDEVLLRAVQAFNPYDLYSKTDEEPDVEKMKPYYMELIDEFFPQKVLKW, from the exons ATGGCCCCTTCGGCGATCTACGCTTCCGAGCAGccgcctctgctgctgcctgaCGGTGCGGCTCTGGAAGTCATCTCTGATGCCGTCGACAaggtcaacaagctcaagggCCTCTCGTCGCCCATCACAGCCTACGACTCCGAGTCCAAATTTGATGTGGCCAAAGACAAGGCTTCTTTCCGCCAGTATGAAACGGCCTGTGAGCGCGTGCGCGACTTTTATTCGGAGCAGCATGCCCGGCAGACGGTGGAGCACAATCTGAGAATGAGGGCGCACTTCTTTGACCCCAAGAGGAAGCGGGAGGAGATGACCATCTGGCAGGCTATGGAGCGGCTCAACACCCTGATTGATGATTCCGATCCCGACACCGACCTGAGCCAGATCCAACACCTGCTGCAGAGTGCCGAGGCCATTCGGAGGGACGGGAAGCCGAGGTGGATGCAAGTCACGGGGCTAGTTCACGACCTGGGGAAGCTCATGCTGTTCTTCAAAGGGTGCTCGACGGGGCAGTGGGACGTCGTGGGGGACACGTTCCCTGTCGGCTGCAAATGGGATGAAAATTGTGTCTTTGCCGAGGCGTTCGGGCAGAATCCCGACCGCGAACACCCCATCTATGGGACCAAGAATGGGATCTACACCCCCGGGAAAGGCATCGATCAGTTCATGATGAGCTGGGGGCACGATGAGTTCCTTTACCTGGTGCTCAAGGATCAAAGCGTCTTGCCCAGAGAGGCGTTGGCCATGATTCGGTACCACAGCTTCTACCCGTGGCATCACGAGGGCGCATACAAAGAGTTTATGGCTGACGGTGACGAGGTGCTGTTGAGGGCGGTGCAGGCGTTCAATCCTTATGATTTGTATAGCAAGACGGACGAGGAGCCGGATGTGGAAAAGATGAAG CCTTACTACATGGAGTTGATTGATGAGTTCTTTCCGCAAAAGGTTCTCAAGTGGTAA